The Miscanthus floridulus cultivar M001 chromosome 17, ASM1932011v1, whole genome shotgun sequence genome has a window encoding:
- the LOC136515998 gene encoding uncharacterized protein: MEVQLSTPNVTHEYWMMYFNGLVMAPGLGARVVLISPDGSRLRYVIHPYFLASNNATEYEVLINGLHIAIELDTTWLYVRGDSDCVIDQVMKESSCKIPLMAAYCQEVRKLEDKF, encoded by the coding sequence atggAAGTCCAGCTCTCGACCCCgaatgtcacccacgagtactggatgatgtacttcaatgggttaGTCATGGCACCTGgcttgggggctagagtggttttgatctccccagatgggagcaggctccgctacgtGATCCATCCCTATTTTTTAGCCTCGAACAATGCCACAGAGTACGAGGTTCTCATCAACGGACTACACATTGCCATCGAGCTCGACACCACGTGGCTGTATGTTCGTGGTGACTCAGACTgtgtcattgaccaagtcatgaaggagtcctcctgcaagatCCCTCTCATGGCGGCGTACTGCCAGGAGgttcgcaagctcgaggacaagttcTGA